The Ziziphus jujuba cultivar Dongzao chromosome 7, ASM3175591v1 genome includes a region encoding these proteins:
- the LOC107423613 gene encoding LRR receptor kinase SERK2 isoform X2, translated as MLRPFFVIFSILLFFPLLSVSSRTELPTLMAMKASLDPQNQFLTSWTPHSDPCSGAFEGVACNEQGRVVNISLQGKGLWGQIPGAVAELKSLTGLYLHFNSLSGKIPKEITNLSELSDLYLNVNNLSGEIPPGIGSMPNLQVLQLCYNRLTGSVPTQLGHLKKLNVLALQYNQLAGAIPASLGELGSLTRLDLSYNSLFSSIPAKLADAPMLEVLDIRNNSLSGNVPPALKRLNGGFQYGNNPSLCGVGFPGLNVCTASHSQNGSRPEPFEPINFSPDSSRNVSMKDIPESANLHSNCSRSHCSKTSKSPQIGVVMGVVGVLSTFAVTGLFTFSWYRRQKQKIGSALDTSDSRLSTDQIKEVSRRSASPLISLEYSNGWDPLARGGSGFSQEVLESFMYNLEEVERATQCFSEVNLLGKNNFSAIYKGILRDGSVVAVKCIAKTSCKSDEAEFLKGLKILTSLKHENLVRLRGFCCSRGRGECFLIYDFVPNGSLLHYLDSKGHSGMTLEWSTRVSIIHGIAKGIVYLHGNKGNKSAIVHQNLSAEKVLLDAYYKAMVSDPGLHKLLADDIVFSMLKASAAKGYLAPEYTATGRFTVKSDVYAFGMIVFQILSGKQKITQSIRQGAESCRFEEFIDSNLKGKFSESEAAKLGIIALLCTHESPNHRPSMENVMQEVSGLIYSSCSSYQVVA; from the exons ATGCTTCGGCCCTTCTTCGTAATCTTTTCTATCCTCCTCTTCTTTCCTTTGCTATCTGTTTCCTCACGCACCGAGCTCCCTACTCTTATGGCCATGAAAGCCTCTCTGGACCCACAAAACCAGTTCTTGACCTCATGGACTCCTCACTCTGATCCCTGTAGTGGAGCTTTTGAAGGCGTGGCGTGCAATGAGCAAGGCCGCGTTGTCAATATCTCTCTGCAGGGAAAGGGTCTTTGGGGCCAAATTCCTGGAGCTGTGGCTGAGCTCAAGAGCTTGACGGGTCTGTACCTGCATTTCAACTCTTTGAGTGGGAAGATACCTAAGGAGATTACGAATCTTAGCGAGCTAAGCGATTTGTATCTCAATGTGAATAATCTATCTGGGGAAATTCCTCCTGGGATTGGAAGCATGCCTAATCTTCAAG TTTTGCAGCTCTGTTATAACAGGTTGACTGGGAGCGTACCAACACAACTGGGACACCTGAAGAAGCTTAATGTTCTTGCTTTGCAGTATAATCAATTAGCTGGTGCCATTCCTGCTAGTTTGGGTGAGCTGGGGAGTTTAACAAGGTTGGATTTGAGCTATAATAGTCTGTTTAGTTCAATTCCTGCAAAATTAGCTGATGCTCCTATGCTAGAAGTTCTTGATATCCGAAATAATTCTCTGTCAGGCAATGTCCCACCAG CTCTGAAGAGACTAAATGGAGGATTCCAGTACGGAAATAATCCAAGCTTATGTGGTGTTGGGTTTCCTGGGTTAAATGTTTGCACAGCTAGTCATAGTCAGAACGGAAGCAGACCGGAACCATTTGAACCTATCAATTTTTCTCCAGACTCATCTAGAAATGTATCCATGAAGGATATCCCGGAGTCTGCAAATTTACACTCAAACTGCAGCAGATCCCACTGTTCAAAGACATCAAAATCTCCACAAATTGGTGTGGTTATGGGGGTTGTTGGAGTTTTGTCTACTTTTGCTGTCACCGGACTTTTCACATTCTCATGGTACCGTCGCCAAAAACAGAAAATTGGGAGTGCTTTGGACACCTCAGATAGCCGGCTTAGTACCGACCAGATCAAGGAAGTTTCCCGGAGGAGTGCATCTCCTCTCATCAGTTTGGAGTATTCAAATGGATGGGACCCATTGGCTAGAGGTGGCAGTGGGTTCTCCCAGGAAGTTCTTGAGAGCTTTATGTACAATTTGGAAGAAGTGGAGCGTGCAACTCAATGCTTCTCCGAGGTGAATTTGTTGGGGAAGAACAATTTTTCTGCCATCTACAAGGGGATCCTGAGAGATGGATCAGTTGTTGCTGTAAAGTGCATTGCCAAAACTAGCTGCAAGTCTGATGAAGCTGAATTCTTGAAGGGATTGAAGATATTGACATCATTGAAACATGAAAATCTTGTTAGATTAAGAGGTTTTTGTTGCTCAAGGGGCAGGGGAGAGTGTTTCCTTATCTATGACTTTGTCCCAAATGGAAGTCTATTACATTATCTCGACAGCAAGGGGCACAGTGGGATGACTCTTGAATGGTCAACCAGAGTATCTATCATTCATGGAATTGCCAAAG GTATTGTGTATTTACATGGAAACAAAGGCAACAAATCTGCTATCGTTCACCAGAATTTATCAGCTGAGAAAGTGCTTCTTGATGCCTACTATAAGGCCATGGTTTCAGACCCAGGGCTACACAAACTTCTTGCAGATGATATTGTCTTCTCCATGCTCAAAGCCAGTGCTGCCAAGGGATACCTGGCTCCTGAGTACACAGCCACTGGTCGCTTCACTGTGAAGAGTGATGTATATGCATTTGGTATGATTGTATTTCAAATCCTCAGTGGCAAACAGAAAATCACTCAGTCTATTCGCCAAGGGGCAGAGTCCTGTAGATTTGAAGAATTTATCGATTCAAACCTCAAGGGGAAGTTTTCAGAATCAGAGGCGGCTAAACTTGGAATAATTGCTCTTCTTTGCACCCATGAATCTCCTAACCACAGGCCATCCATGGAAAATGTGATGCAAGAAGTGAGTGGTCTTATCTACAGTTCTTGCTCTTCTTACCAAGTTGTCGCCTAA
- the LOC107423613 gene encoding LRR receptor kinase SERK2 isoform X1: MLRPFFVIFSILLFFPLLSVSSRTELPTLMAMKASLDPQNQFLTSWTPHSDPCSGAFEGVACNEQGRVVNISLQGKGLWGQIPGAVAELKSLTGLYLHFNSLSGKIPKEITNLSELSDLYLNVNNLSGEIPPGIGSMPNLQVLQLCYNRLTGSVPTQLGHLKKLNVLALQYNQLAGAIPASLGELGSLTRLDLSYNSLFSSIPAKLADAPMLEVLDIRNNSLSGNVPPAALKRLNGGFQYGNNPSLCGVGFPGLNVCTASHSQNGSRPEPFEPINFSPDSSRNVSMKDIPESANLHSNCSRSHCSKTSKSPQIGVVMGVVGVLSTFAVTGLFTFSWYRRQKQKIGSALDTSDSRLSTDQIKEVSRRSASPLISLEYSNGWDPLARGGSGFSQEVLESFMYNLEEVERATQCFSEVNLLGKNNFSAIYKGILRDGSVVAVKCIAKTSCKSDEAEFLKGLKILTSLKHENLVRLRGFCCSRGRGECFLIYDFVPNGSLLHYLDSKGHSGMTLEWSTRVSIIHGIAKGIVYLHGNKGNKSAIVHQNLSAEKVLLDAYYKAMVSDPGLHKLLADDIVFSMLKASAAKGYLAPEYTATGRFTVKSDVYAFGMIVFQILSGKQKITQSIRQGAESCRFEEFIDSNLKGKFSESEAAKLGIIALLCTHESPNHRPSMENVMQEVSGLIYSSCSSYQVVA; this comes from the exons ATGCTTCGGCCCTTCTTCGTAATCTTTTCTATCCTCCTCTTCTTTCCTTTGCTATCTGTTTCCTCACGCACCGAGCTCCCTACTCTTATGGCCATGAAAGCCTCTCTGGACCCACAAAACCAGTTCTTGACCTCATGGACTCCTCACTCTGATCCCTGTAGTGGAGCTTTTGAAGGCGTGGCGTGCAATGAGCAAGGCCGCGTTGTCAATATCTCTCTGCAGGGAAAGGGTCTTTGGGGCCAAATTCCTGGAGCTGTGGCTGAGCTCAAGAGCTTGACGGGTCTGTACCTGCATTTCAACTCTTTGAGTGGGAAGATACCTAAGGAGATTACGAATCTTAGCGAGCTAAGCGATTTGTATCTCAATGTGAATAATCTATCTGGGGAAATTCCTCCTGGGATTGGAAGCATGCCTAATCTTCAAG TTTTGCAGCTCTGTTATAACAGGTTGACTGGGAGCGTACCAACACAACTGGGACACCTGAAGAAGCTTAATGTTCTTGCTTTGCAGTATAATCAATTAGCTGGTGCCATTCCTGCTAGTTTGGGTGAGCTGGGGAGTTTAACAAGGTTGGATTTGAGCTATAATAGTCTGTTTAGTTCAATTCCTGCAAAATTAGCTGATGCTCCTATGCTAGAAGTTCTTGATATCCGAAATAATTCTCTGTCAGGCAATGTCCCACCAG CAGCTCTGAAGAGACTAAATGGAGGATTCCAGTACGGAAATAATCCAAGCTTATGTGGTGTTGGGTTTCCTGGGTTAAATGTTTGCACAGCTAGTCATAGTCAGAACGGAAGCAGACCGGAACCATTTGAACCTATCAATTTTTCTCCAGACTCATCTAGAAATGTATCCATGAAGGATATCCCGGAGTCTGCAAATTTACACTCAAACTGCAGCAGATCCCACTGTTCAAAGACATCAAAATCTCCACAAATTGGTGTGGTTATGGGGGTTGTTGGAGTTTTGTCTACTTTTGCTGTCACCGGACTTTTCACATTCTCATGGTACCGTCGCCAAAAACAGAAAATTGGGAGTGCTTTGGACACCTCAGATAGCCGGCTTAGTACCGACCAGATCAAGGAAGTTTCCCGGAGGAGTGCATCTCCTCTCATCAGTTTGGAGTATTCAAATGGATGGGACCCATTGGCTAGAGGTGGCAGTGGGTTCTCCCAGGAAGTTCTTGAGAGCTTTATGTACAATTTGGAAGAAGTGGAGCGTGCAACTCAATGCTTCTCCGAGGTGAATTTGTTGGGGAAGAACAATTTTTCTGCCATCTACAAGGGGATCCTGAGAGATGGATCAGTTGTTGCTGTAAAGTGCATTGCCAAAACTAGCTGCAAGTCTGATGAAGCTGAATTCTTGAAGGGATTGAAGATATTGACATCATTGAAACATGAAAATCTTGTTAGATTAAGAGGTTTTTGTTGCTCAAGGGGCAGGGGAGAGTGTTTCCTTATCTATGACTTTGTCCCAAATGGAAGTCTATTACATTATCTCGACAGCAAGGGGCACAGTGGGATGACTCTTGAATGGTCAACCAGAGTATCTATCATTCATGGAATTGCCAAAG GTATTGTGTATTTACATGGAAACAAAGGCAACAAATCTGCTATCGTTCACCAGAATTTATCAGCTGAGAAAGTGCTTCTTGATGCCTACTATAAGGCCATGGTTTCAGACCCAGGGCTACACAAACTTCTTGCAGATGATATTGTCTTCTCCATGCTCAAAGCCAGTGCTGCCAAGGGATACCTGGCTCCTGAGTACACAGCCACTGGTCGCTTCACTGTGAAGAGTGATGTATATGCATTTGGTATGATTGTATTTCAAATCCTCAGTGGCAAACAGAAAATCACTCAGTCTATTCGCCAAGGGGCAGAGTCCTGTAGATTTGAAGAATTTATCGATTCAAACCTCAAGGGGAAGTTTTCAGAATCAGAGGCGGCTAAACTTGGAATAATTGCTCTTCTTTGCACCCATGAATCTCCTAACCACAGGCCATCCATGGAAAATGTGATGCAAGAAGTGAGTGGTCTTATCTACAGTTCTTGCTCTTCTTACCAAGTTGTCGCCTAA